A single genomic interval of Buteo buteo chromosome 20, bButBut1.hap1.1, whole genome shotgun sequence harbors:
- the E2F3 gene encoding transcription factor E2F3 isoform X1, whose protein sequence is MPLQQAKRRLELGESGHQYLAEGLKTPKGKGRAATRIPDSPKTPKSPSEKTRYDTSLGLLTKKFIQLLSQSPDGVLDLNRAAEVLKVQKRRIYDITNVLEGIHLIKKKSKNNIQWMGCSLSEDGGMLAQRQGLTKEVTELTQEEKKLDELIQSCTLDLKLLTEDTENQRLAYVTYQDIRKISGLKDQTVIVVKAPPETRLEVPDPVEQSALIHLSSTQGPIEVYLCPEENDALSPMKTYSQDHNGNISKTISKEVASANSGQGDCSVNMATISPLASPANLLQQTEDQIPSNFEGPFVNLLPPLLQEDYLLSLGDEEGISDLFDAYDLEKLPSLVDEFIYS, encoded by the exons GCAAAACGAAGGCTGGAGCTAGGAGAAAGCGGCCACCAGTATCTTGCTGAAGGACTAAAGACTccaaaggggaaaggaagagctgCGACAAGAATTCCAGATAGTCCAAAAA ctcCAAAATCTCCTTCAGAAAAGACTCGGTATGATACATCACTTGGCCTTCTTACAAAGAAGTTCATTCAGTTGCTGAGCCAATCTCCTGATGGGGTCTTAGATTTGAACAGAGCGGCAGAGGTCCTCAAGGTGCAAAAAAGGAGGATTTACGATATCACCAATGTACTGGAAGGCATCCATCTCATtaagaaaaaatccaaaaacAACATTCAGTGGAT GGGCTGCAGTCTGTCAGAGGATGGTGGCATGCTGGCACAGCGTCAAGGCCTCACGAAGGAGGTGACTGAACTGActcaggaagagaagaaactggATGAGCTAATCCAAAGCTGCACCCTGGACCTCAAGCTGCTAACGGAGGACACAGAGAATCAGAGAT TAGCTTATGTGACGTATCAAGATATTCGAAAAATTAGTGGCCTTAAAGACCAAACTGTTATAGTTGTGAAAGCTCCTCCAGAAACAAGACTTGAAGTGCCTGACCCAGTGGAG cAGAGTGCATTGATACATTTATCTAGTACTCAAGGACCTATCGAAGTTTATCTGTGCCCAGAAGAAAACGATGCCCTCAGTCCAATGAAAACCTATAGTCAGGACCACAACGGAAATATTTCCAAAACCATTTCCAaag AAGTGGCTTCTGCTAACTCAGGACAAGGTGACTGCTCAGTAAATATGGCAACAATCTCTCCGTTGGCTTCTCCAGCCAACCTTCTACAGCAGACCGAGGACCAAATTCCCTCAAACTTTGAAGGACCATTTGTGAAtttgctgcctcctctgctTCAGGAAGATTATTTGCTGAGCCTTGGGGATGAAGAAGGCATCAGTGACCTCTTTGATGCTTATGATTTAGAGAAGCTTCCTTCGTTGGTGGATGAATTTATATACAGCTGA
- the E2F3 gene encoding transcription factor E2F3 isoform X2 translates to MAKRRLELGESGHQYLAEGLKTPKGKGRAATRIPDSPKTPKSPSEKTRYDTSLGLLTKKFIQLLSQSPDGVLDLNRAAEVLKVQKRRIYDITNVLEGIHLIKKKSKNNIQWMGCSLSEDGGMLAQRQGLTKEVTELTQEEKKLDELIQSCTLDLKLLTEDTENQRLAYVTYQDIRKISGLKDQTVIVVKAPPETRLEVPDPVEQSALIHLSSTQGPIEVYLCPEENDALSPMKTYSQDHNGNISKTISKEVASANSGQGDCSVNMATISPLASPANLLQQTEDQIPSNFEGPFVNLLPPLLQEDYLLSLGDEEGISDLFDAYDLEKLPSLVDEFIYS, encoded by the exons GCAAAACGAAGGCTGGAGCTAGGAGAAAGCGGCCACCAGTATCTTGCTGAAGGACTAAAGACTccaaaggggaaaggaagagctgCGACAAGAATTCCAGATAGTCCAAAAA ctcCAAAATCTCCTTCAGAAAAGACTCGGTATGATACATCACTTGGCCTTCTTACAAAGAAGTTCATTCAGTTGCTGAGCCAATCTCCTGATGGGGTCTTAGATTTGAACAGAGCGGCAGAGGTCCTCAAGGTGCAAAAAAGGAGGATTTACGATATCACCAATGTACTGGAAGGCATCCATCTCATtaagaaaaaatccaaaaacAACATTCAGTGGAT GGGCTGCAGTCTGTCAGAGGATGGTGGCATGCTGGCACAGCGTCAAGGCCTCACGAAGGAGGTGACTGAACTGActcaggaagagaagaaactggATGAGCTAATCCAAAGCTGCACCCTGGACCTCAAGCTGCTAACGGAGGACACAGAGAATCAGAGAT TAGCTTATGTGACGTATCAAGATATTCGAAAAATTAGTGGCCTTAAAGACCAAACTGTTATAGTTGTGAAAGCTCCTCCAGAAACAAGACTTGAAGTGCCTGACCCAGTGGAG cAGAGTGCATTGATACATTTATCTAGTACTCAAGGACCTATCGAAGTTTATCTGTGCCCAGAAGAAAACGATGCCCTCAGTCCAATGAAAACCTATAGTCAGGACCACAACGGAAATATTTCCAAAACCATTTCCAaag AAGTGGCTTCTGCTAACTCAGGACAAGGTGACTGCTCAGTAAATATGGCAACAATCTCTCCGTTGGCTTCTCCAGCCAACCTTCTACAGCAGACCGAGGACCAAATTCCCTCAAACTTTGAAGGACCATTTGTGAAtttgctgcctcctctgctTCAGGAAGATTATTTGCTGAGCCTTGGGGATGAAGAAGGCATCAGTGACCTCTTTGATGCTTATGATTTAGAGAAGCTTCCTTCGTTGGTGGATGAATTTATATACAGCTGA